The following is a genomic window from Acidisarcina sp..
GACTCACCACCGAATTCATATCCGGCGTGATCGGCACCACAAGCGTAGGCGCCAGATGCAGAAAGCTGCGAAGCAGCGGTCCGGACGCCGTCGCCAGATCGACCAGGACACGGTTGCTCCCCCGCCCGAAGCGGCGAAGATCGGCCACCAGGCTGTCCTCCGCCGGCCCTTCCCCAGTGCTGCCCTGATGCTCCACCAAATGGATGGGTACATCGGTGCTGCCCCCTGGCGGCGAAAAAGTACGCACCTGTCCCGGGTGTAACTCCCGCGCGCCAAAGTAAAACGGCAACGGGCTATAGGAGGCGGCATCCACAAGCAGCACGCGCTCCCCATACCCGGAGAGGGCCCGGCCCAGAGTCGCAACGATGCTGGTCTTGCCAACTCCCCCGGCCAGAGAAAAGACGCCGAGGTAAGGAACGTGAGCTTCTCTTTCCGGGACGGGAGTACTCGCCGCCTCATCGCCGCCCGCATTCAAGACGCCCTTCAGCGCAAACCATCGCGACGCCACGCGTTCCCGCGATTGTTGCAGCGGCTCCGTGGAAGCCGCCGAGCCACTCATGGCCACGGAGCCATTCACTGGCATCGAAGCATTCCCTGATCCAGACACATTTGTCAGTCCGGCACGGCTGCCATGCACCCAGGCTGGCTCTTCCAGCGGGATCTCACTCTCCCCATCGCGGATATCGTTCCCGTGAAATGCCGAGGCCCGGGCCTGCAACCCCGAAGAGAGTGATTCGGGATTCATCGCTTCCAGCCGCACAGCTTCCTGCGGCGAGCCTCGCTGCTCCGTCCCCGCACGATCGCCAATGTACCTTTCGTCGCGCTCATAGAGGCTGCGATACTTCCCCGGCTCAAGATTGGCCCACGGGAGTCCGGTTGCATGCTCGGGTTTGGTGTGTGCGCCGTTGCTCTTGTCATCCGTCATGCAGATTCTCCAGCACGTGGCGTTCCACTCCCGAAGCCAAGCCTCCGGTATCCCTCATAAATAAAACGTAAAAATCAACTTAGCCCTCCCAATCGTGCGACGCAATGATACCGCTGCGTTCTCCTCTGTGGCACTTTCGGGGTATGCCGCCCTTCTCCTCTCCCCGCGACAGGCTGCCGCCCCTATTCCGGGGACGGAGCGGTCCACCCTGTGTTAATTTGGAATTGGAAGTCCATGGTGAGAGCTCGTAGCTCAGCTGGTAGAGCATCGCCCTTTTAAGGCGCTGGTCCTGGGTTCGAATCCCAGCGAGCTCACCACAAACTTCCAAGTCCCTCCTTCTAAACCCCTCGCCGCCATCCTCCCGGATCGCGTTCCAGGCTCCATTCCCTGGGTCACTCCATCAAGCTCGTACCGCCTACCTCAGCGTGAAATGCAGGTCCGGCAGCACCCTCAACCTCTCTGCGGCTCCCTCCGGCGTGATGTCCCGCTGCGGCATACCCAGCATCTCAAAGCCGACCATGAACTTCTTCACTGTCGCCGATCGTAGAAGCGGCGGATAAAAGTGTCCGTGGAAGTGCCACTCCGCATGCTCCTTGCCATCGGTGGGTGTCTGGTGAAAGCCCATGGTGTAAGGAAAGCTGGTCTCAAAGAGGTTGTCATAGCGCGTCGTCAACTGCTTCAGGATGGCGGCCAGCGAGCTGCGCTGACGGTCACTGAAGTCCGCCAGGGACCCCACGTGCTGCTTTGCCAGCAGAAGCGTCTCAAACGGCCACACCGCCCACCACGGAACCACTGCCAGAAAGTCGTCATTCTCACAGACAATCCGCGAAGCCTCGGATTTTTCAACCGCGAGGTAGTCGCATAGCATGCAGCTTCCGTGGCTCCTCTGGTACTCGATTAGAGAGTCGGTTTCCGTCGCCGGCTCGTCGGGAATATGCTCCGTAGCCCAGATCTGGCAGTGGGGATGAGGGTTGCTGGCGCCCATCATCGCGCCGCGATTCTCAAATATCTGGACATGGCTGATGGCTGGATTGCTGCCCAGCTCCTGATATTGCTCGGTCCAGGCGTCTACTACCCGGCGGATATCTCCCAGCTCCATGCGGGCCAGCGTGAGTCCATGATCCGGGTGGAAGCACAGCACCCGGCAGCGCCCCCGCTCGCTCTCGGCCAGCAGCAGCTCAGGCCGCGTGGACACACCGGGATCCGGGGAATCCGGCAGCAAAGCCGCGTAGTCGTTATCGAAGGAAAAGACACCCTGGTAGGCCGGATTCTTCTTGCCTCCTGCGCGCTCGTTTCCGGGGCAAAGGTAGCATTTGGGGTCGTAATGGATGTCAGGAAAGCCGGACGACGGATTTACTTCTCCCTGCCACGGGCGTTGGGTGCGATGCGGCGAGACCAGCACCCACTGGCGGCGAAGAGGGTTGTAGCGTCGATGCGGAAATTGCCAGGTGGAATCAGACATGGATACAGTTTTTCTCTTTCTTTGGGCAGGAGCCCTGTCAGGCGGCTGTTACACCGCGCAAAAGTTTTCCAGAAATTGACGGCCGTAGTCTTCGAGCAGGCCCCGGACACGCTCCGGGTCGGGCGACTGAACAATCAGGCCGGCATGGTGATGTTTTTCCACCCGGTAGACAATCTCCGGAGCCGTGAAGGCGGAAGTATCCGGCTCATCGGTTCGTGCCAGGCACAGGATGCTGCCGGCATAATCGCCATGAAGCCGCGGCGGCCGGTAGATCTCTCCGCGCAGGTGGGCGATCTCGATGCGAGCCCACTCCCTCCACAGATTAACTCCCGTCGCGTACTGCACCAGGTCAGCCGCAAACGAGCCACCCACGCGAGCCGCAGCCTCCAGAAAGTAGTATCGGCCATCCTGCTCGGAACGAATGTATTCGGCATGCGTGACCCCGCGAACCATGTT
Proteins encoded in this region:
- a CDS encoding cellulose synthase operon protein YhjQ/BcsQ, giving the protein MTDDKSNGAHTKPEHATGLPWANLEPGKYRSLYERDERYIGDRAGTEQRGSPQEAVRLEAMNPESLSSGLQARASAFHGNDIRDGESEIPLEEPAWVHGSRAGLTNVSGSGNASMPVNGSVAMSGSAASTEPLQQSRERVASRWFALKGVLNAGGDEAASTPVPEREAHVPYLGVFSLAGGVGKTSIVATLGRALSGYGERVLLVDAASYSPLPFYFGARELHPGQVRTFSPPGGSTDVPIHLVEHQGSTGEGPAEDSLVADLRRFGRGSNRVLVDLATASGPLLRSFLHLAPTLVVPITPDMNSVVSLSVLDAFFRRYADGDAPPVQPFFLLSHFDASLPLHLDVREVLREELGDRLLPFVLRRSAAVSEALAEGMTVVDYAPNSPVAEDFLALANWVRSTTAPAATGFRGVRWSER
- a CDS encoding UDP-glucose--hexose-1-phosphate uridylyltransferase, yielding MSDSTWQFPHRRYNPLRRQWVLVSPHRTQRPWQGEVNPSSGFPDIHYDPKCYLCPGNERAGGKKNPAYQGVFSFDNDYAALLPDSPDPGVSTRPELLLAESERGRCRVLCFHPDHGLTLARMELGDIRRVVDAWTEQYQELGSNPAISHVQIFENRGAMMGASNPHPHCQIWATEHIPDEPATETDSLIEYQRSHGSCMLCDYLAVEKSEASRIVCENDDFLAVVPWWAVWPFETLLLAKQHVGSLADFSDRQRSSLAAILKQLTTRYDNLFETSFPYTMGFHQTPTDGKEHAEWHFHGHFYPPLLRSATVKKFMVGFEMLGMPQRDITPEGAAERLRVLPDLHFTLR